The following nucleotide sequence is from Caldicellulosiruptor saccharolyticus DSM 8903.
ATATGCACTTTCTATATGCTCAAGTACAAGCTTTAACCCTATCAGAAGTTCTGATATAGAATTTTGAATGTCTTTGCTGTTTGAAAGCACAAGATTGGACTGCTGCTGATTCTTTTCTGCGCTTGATTCAATGTCATAAGCAACTGACAAGATTTTGTTGTACGCAAGGTCGATTTCTTTAAATATGTCACTTAGAAACCCCTGAAAAGATGCTGCCCAGTCTTTTATAGGTGTCAAAAAGAGCTTTTCAATTGCGTTGAGGTTGTTCTTGCCCTGCAAAATAGAAAGTGTCTTGTCAACAGAAATTTTTAAAATCAGAATTGAAAATACAGTAGATAGCACAAGCGCACCCAAGATAGTCAATACAACTTGCATCTTGCAAAACCCCCCTGAAAAAAGATTTATAAAAAAAAATAAAAGCGCTTTGAGGCTACCACCCCAAAACGCCTTTGTTTTGGAGAATGTTTGAATTTGTTGCTTTTATTATAACACAGATATATACAAATAGCAAAGAAAAATTAGGAATATTCCGTATATTCTTCTCTTATCTTCTTTATCCTCTCAATCTCAACTCCAGTTGCTTCAGCTATAAAATTATCATTAAACCCTTTTTGTATAAGCCTTCTCACAATTTCCTCTTCTTTCCGCTGTATACCTTCCTTTATACCTTCCTTTATACCTTCCTGTATACCTTCCTCATAGCCCTTTTCTTTGCCTTTTTCTTCTGCTTCTCTGTAATACTCCTGTATCAGCTGCTGAACATTGAATATAAACTCGCCCACATCTTCCACCCCCTCAGCTTCTATCTTCTTCAGCAGTTCATCTATCCTGCTCTCCATCTCCTCTCTCACCTGCGGTTTTACTATCCTCAAAAGCCATGAACAAAACACTTTTAGCTGCACCTGTGGTAACTTACAAATATATTCTGACACTTCACTGAGCTTCTCTACAAACTCCTCTGCATTTCTTCTTGACTTTTCTAAATAAAGAATAATACTTAAAAGGTCTAACCTGCTTTTTAGCTTTTCATCATCAAGCCTGTTCACATCAACCAAAATATAGTTAAACATATCATCCTTGAATATATCAAAACCTTTAAATATCTGGGTCGGTATATTCCACCCGCTTCTACCATTGTACAGCACTATCGGAACAATCGGCGGTAATAACTCGTCTGCTTTCTCTTCCATGTGCCTTTTCCATATAAGAGTCATATACTCAAATAACCTTCTTGGCATATTCCTGTCCGCAGTAGATTGCGGTTCTATTAACACATAAAAGTATACGTCCGTATCTTCTAATCTCGCTCTATATATCACATCTGCTTCCTTTTCTACAAACTCGTCCTTAATAAAACTCCTGTCAACAAACTCTAAACTCTCAGCATCTATCCTGTTTACCCATTCTCTATTTATATTGCCCCTTAAAAAGTTTAAAAATACTTCCTTGAATTGAAATAATCTCTTGAATGTTAAATCATACTGGTTATGCGGTACTTTCTGCTGCATCTATTTCATCCTTATAATTAATTTTTCCCCAGCTATAGCTTATTCTTCTGTCTAAAATTATACCATAAAGACAAAGACCATACAATCTTCATATCACTATTATTACTTAACCTCACAAACCTGTTTGTAAACATCTTACTATCTACAGCTTTATATCTGCACCTATCATAAAACTATGTACTTATGTTTACATACAAAAACAAAAACTAAAGGCGCTTCGTGTAACTGTTACACCAAAGCGCCTTTGGATTAGATTGCAGTTTTTGGTATTTAAATATATATTCCAAAAAATGTTAAAAGGTTTATTCTACTTTAAATACTGATATTGCCTTATTCAGCTCTTCAGACAAATTTCTAAGAGAATATATCATATTCTGTAACTCCTCTACAGAAGCAAGTTGTTGTTCAGTTGCAGCAGAAACTTCCTCTGATAAAGCCGCAGTTTCTTCTGAAACAGCAGAAATGTTTTCAACACTGTTGAAAATTTTATCCTTTTTTGAATCTATAACTCTTAAAGTCTCAATTGCCCTTTGCAGACCATCAAGCAAGTCAGAAATAACATTTTTCATTTCTGTAAAAGAAATCTCAACACTTCTTATCGAATCTTCCTGCAGTTTTATTATATTTTCAACGTCGTCCACAACTTTTTCAGAAAATTTTGCTTTTGATAAAATATTTTTGACAATCTCTTCAACATCTTTTGTCGCGTCTTTAGACTGTTGAGCAAGTTTTCTTATTTCACTTGCAACAACAGCAAAACCTTTTCCACTTTCGCCTGCTTTAGCAGCTTCAAGTGTAGCATTTAACGCTAAAAGTCTTGTTTGTTCAGATATACTCGAAAGCAGATTCATAATTTTGTTTATCTTCTCTACCCATCCAATTAGCTCTCTTACACGCAAAATCATATCTTTTGTGGTCTTCTGTGAGTTACCTGCAACCTGTCTCAATACTTCTATTGCAGAATAACCTCTATCAGTTTTAACCAAAACTTCTTCTGAAACCTTGTTCATTCTATTAAAATCTTCAACCATATTAATCACGTCTTTTGTAAATCCACTCATAGCTTGTGAAATCAATGTAGCTTCGTTAGCCTGTGAAGAAGCACCTTCAGCAATTTCTGAAATTGCTTTTGCCACTTCATTCGAAGCAGCAGTTGTTTCTGAGGCAATAGTTGCTATAGTAGAGATGGTCTTATTTACCTGTTCAGAAAGCTGCTTAACCTTACCGACTAATTCTCTAAGCTGGCTTACCATTTTGTTAAAGCCATCTGATAGAATACCAATTTCGTCATTTAATGATACATGAGAGAATGCTGTCAAATTCCCTCCTGATGCCTTATTCATTTGTTCTAATACAACTTTCACACTTTTTGTAATTTTCAATGTGCCAAAAAAGCTTCCTCCAATAACAAATACACCAAATATCAAACTAATCAAAATGATAACCAGTTGCAGCTTAAATATCTTAGATGTTATGTCATTTTTAGGTATTAATGAAGCATATATAAATCCACTATCTGAGCTTTTCGAATAACTTACTATCCATACATCAGATAAATTTGTTTCAAAAATATCTGCATCCTTTTTATCTGCCTTTTCTGAAATTGTAGTTTTAATAACATTTATTTTGGATTTTATTGCAGTAGATAAATTTTTTGAAGTAATTATTTTACTGTCTGGTGTAATAACAAAAGATATGCCATTTTTAGTTATTTTGATATTTGAGAGCATTTCGTCAAATACATCTTTACCGATGTCTATTACAATCAATCCTATTTTATTTCCAGTTGAAGGATCATATTATACCCTCACTACGGATATTGAATAATCTCTTACATCTGAACCAACTTCTTTAAGAACATCATTAAAATACTGATTATGATCAGCGCACCATATAAAACCCTGGTCACTTTCAAAAGCCATCTTAACCCAGTTGCTTTTAAACAAATTATTAAAATCAATGTTATCAAAGCTGATAGTAGGATAGCCCAAAGAAGATTCTTTATTTATGAGAATATAAACACTTGAAATGAATTTATTTGATGAAACAATACTCAACAGCGCTTTTTGGGCTTCTTTTTTCCACTCAAGTTTTTCATAGTCATCATTACTTGTTTTTTGAACGTTTATGTATTTTTTTAAAGTTTCATTTGTAGCAAGCTGAAATGACAAGTCTTTTGCACGTTCTAATATTTGGTCAAAATATTTGCCCGATTGGAATGTTGAAGTTGAAATACTGTCTTCTATGTTTTGCCTTAACATAGATGTAGAAAAAGTAACTGTAAATATGTCTATTAACAAAACCAAAATTAAAACAACTAAAAACAGAAGAATAGCTATCTTCCCTGGCAAAGTTGACGCTAAACTTTTTGCTTTTTTCACAATCGCCTTCATGCCACACCTCCTATTGTTAAAAATTAGGCTATCTAAAAGGAAAATAGGCAAGTTTATTTATATTCTAAACTCCTTTTAGATAGCCATAAAAATCACTCTTTTACAGCCCCTGCTGTAAGACCAGATACAATTCTTTGCTGGAATACAAATACCATTAGTACAAGAGGAATCATAACTACAATTGCAGCAGCCGAAATCTCATCCCAAGGAATTGTGAACCTTCCCTGGAACATGACAATTCCTACTGAGACTGTTCTCCAAACGTCATCAGTGTTTATGACCAAAGCAAATAAAAATTCATTCCATACAGAAATAAATATAAGTATAGCTGCTGTAAAAATGCCAGGTGCTATAAGAGGCGTAATTATTTTATAGAAAATCTGAAATGTATTGCATCCATCAATTTTTGCTGCTTCGTCAATTTCATGAGAGACACCTTGGTAAAATGTTGTCAGATACCAAATAGCAAGTGGCAGCGAAAACGTGGTGTATGGAATCAAAAGCCCAAAAAAGCTGTTTCTAAGCCCCAAGTTTTTTACCATAATGTAAATAGGAGATACAATTGTAATTTGTGGAAACATTGAAACAGCCAATGAAAGACTCAAAACAAGGTTTTTTATCTTAGGTGAGATATTTGTTTTTGCAATTGCATATGCTGCAAAGCTGGCAATCACAATTGATATAATTGTTGTCTCAAGGCCGATTACAAAGCTGTTTAAAATGTATCTGGCAAATGGTCTTTCGGTAAACACCATCTTGTAGTTGCCAATATGAGGCTTTAGCGTTATTAGTGATGAAATATTAAATATTTCACTTTTTGGTCTTATTGATGTAAGAAGTAGCCAGTAAAAAGGAAACAAAATTACAATCAGTGCCAGCACAATTATTATGTTCATAACAATCTTTGCTATCTTTTCGCTTGTTAATTTCTTCTTGTTTTTCATTTTATCCCATCACCTCTTTTGATGTGAGAATACTTCAGCGCCAAGGATTTTTATATAGATAAAGCTTATAATGGTTACCATTATGAAAATCAGTACAGCTAAGGTTGAACCTCTACCAAAGTCAAGCTGGTTAAACAAAGTTTTATAAGTGTAGATAGAGACTGTCTCAGTTGAGTTTGCAGGACCGCCGCCTGTTAAAACATAAATGAGGTCAAATACTCTAAATGCATCCAGGGTTCTAAAAAGCAGAGCAACAAGTATGGTTGGTTTTAACATTGGCAATGTAATCCTGAAAAACTGGTAAACTGCATTTGCACCATCCACTTTTGCGGCTTCATACAGCGACTCCGGAATTGTCTGAAGCCCTGCAACAAGCAAAATTGCAATATAGGGTGTTGTTTTCCAGATATCGGCTGTCATTGCAGCTATCATTGCGTTTGTAGTACTTGATAAAAGGTCTGCCGGGCTTTTGATAAGTCCAATGTCTGCAAAAAACTTTGACATAATACCAACCTGACCATCATACATAAACTTCCACATCAAAGCCGATATAACAGTAGGAATTGCCCAAGGCATAAGAACAATGCTTTTGAAAACATTTTTCAGGCTTGTTACTTTGTGCATAACAACAGCAAGCATAAGACCAAATACAAGTTCAAAAAATACTGTTACAACTGTAAACAAAAGTGTATTTTTTATGGCTGACAAAAGCCTTGAATCCTTTAGATAGTAGCTATAGTTCTGAAGACCAACAAAGTTTGGTTTTACAATAACCTGGTCAAGCGCCAAAAGTGCCTGTTTTAAATCATTGGTTTCTTGTGTGTTCGGCAATGAATTTGCAAGCGATATTAGTTTTTTCACATAGTCATTGTATTGATTTATCTCTTTTCTCGAAACAGATAAATATTTGAGCTTTATATCAACTGGCTGAAAGTTGTTCAAAAGGTCATTTACTTTGTTAAGCTGCGACATCTTTTCATTGGTATTGAATATGCTCTTTTCCAGCTCAGGCAGCAAAGATTTTATTCTATCTACTATCTTTTTCTGTTTGCTATCCAAACTTTGGCTGCTTACACTGTCAAGTATTGATGATGCTGTAAAGACTGTATTTGCATAGTTCTCAACATCTATCTTATACGAAAGAGAAACCTCGCTTTTTGTTGGATTGTTGAGCTGAATGTCAAATAAGCTGAAGACAAAAACCTGCACAAGAGGAATTACTGCAACAAAGATGAATATCAAAACTGCAGGAAGCAAAAATAAATACCCAAATAGTTTTTCCTTTCTGTCCATCTTTCCCCTCCCCTTTAAACTTTATTGGCAGGCTTAAAAAGAATTTAAGCCTGCCAACTTCTCTATTGAGATTGTCTTTTACTTTTGAGTCTTTACAAGCTCTTTTAATTTCTTGTCCAAATCAAGGACAGCTGTTTTTACATCCTTCTTACCATTTACAATGTTGGAAAACTCAATCTGCATTGCATCTGAAAGCTTTGGATAAATTGGTGAAACAGGTCTTGGAACAGCAGCTAAAATAGCTTCTATGAACTTCTTGTCGCCAATAAGTGGATTTGCTTTTATAACATCTTTGTCGTTAAAAAGTGGCTTGTAAACGGGAACATTTCCGTTGTAAATGGCCATAAGTTTTTGTCCTTCTCTTTGCACAAGGAACTTCAAAAGTCTCCATGAAGCTTCAGGATTCTTTGTGTATTTGTTAATACCAACCATCCAGCCACCAAGCGCTGCAGCTGAACCCTTTGAACCTTTTGGAAGTGGCAGAATGCCAACTTTGCCTTTTACTTTTGATTGTGGACTATTTACCATAGCCCACATGTATGGCCAGTTTCTTGCAAAAACTGCAAGACCGTTTATGAAAGCTGTATGTGTCTCAATCTCTGTAAATGTGTTGATGTTTGGTGGAACAATACCAGATGTTATAACCTTTCTCATCATGTTAAGTCCATCAATTGTTCCTTTGTTATTAACTACAATATTTCCACTCTCATCAACAACTCTGCCGCCATATGAAGCAATATACTCTATCGCATCACAAACAAGACCCTCATATTGTTTTGCTTGCATCAAAAATCCATATTTTGTACCTTTTTTACCCTTGTACTTTTTAGCAACTTTAATCAAATCATCCCATGTCTTTGGAAGTTCATTTTGAGGAACAATGTCTTTTCTGTAATAAAGAAGTCCTGCATCAATAAATCTTGG
It contains:
- a CDS encoding Rpn family recombination-promoting nuclease/putative transposase encodes the protein MQQKVPHNQYDLTFKRLFQFKEVFLNFLRGNINREWVNRIDAESLEFVDRSFIKDEFVEKEADVIYRARLEDTDVYFYVLIEPQSTADRNMPRRLFEYMTLIWKRHMEEKADELLPPIVPIVLYNGRSGWNIPTQIFKGFDIFKDDMFNYILVDVNRLDDEKLKSRLDLLSIILYLEKSRRNAEEFVEKLSEVSEYICKLPQVQLKVFCSWLLRIVKPQVREEMESRIDELLKKIEAEGVEDVGEFIFNVQQLIQEYYREAEEKGKEKGYEEGIQEGIKEGIKEGIQRKEEEIVRRLIQKGFNDNFIAEATGVEIERIKKIREEYTEYS
- a CDS encoding methyl-accepting chemotaxis protein, which translates into the protein MIVIDIGKDVFDEMLSNIKITKNGISFVITPDSKIITSKNLSTAIKSKINVIKTTISEKADKKDADIFETNLSDVWIVSYSKSSDSGFIYASLIPKNDITSKIFKLQLVIILISLIFGVFVIGGSFFGTLKITKSVKVVLEQMNKASGGNLTAFSHVSLNDEIGILSDGFNKMVSQLRELVGKVKQLSEQVNKTISTIATIASETTAASNEVAKAISEIAEGASSQANEATLISQAMSGFTKDVINMVEDFNRMNKVSEEVLVKTDRGYSAIEVLRQVAGNSQKTTKDMILRVRELIGWVEKINKIMNLLSSISEQTRLLALNATLEAAKAGESGKGFAVVASEIRKLAQQSKDATKDVEEIVKNILSKAKFSEKVVDDVENIIKLQEDSIRSVEISFTEMKNVISDLLDGLQRAIETLRVIDSKKDKIFNSVENISAVSEETAALSEEVSAATEQQLASVEELQNMIYSLRNLSEELNKAISVFKVE
- a CDS encoding cache domain-containing protein — its product is MKAIVKKAKSLASTLPGKIAILLFLVVLILVLLIDIFTVTFSTSMLRQNIEDSISTSTFQSGKYFDQILERAKDLSFQLATNETLKKYINVQKTSNDDYEKLEWKKEAQKALLSIVSSNKFISSVYILINKESSLGYPTISFDNIDFNNLFKSNWVKMAFESDQGFIWCADHNQYFNDVLKEVGSDVRDYSISVVRV
- a CDS encoding carbohydrate ABC transporter permease → MKNKKKLTSEKIAKIVMNIIIVLALIVILFPFYWLLLTSIRPKSEIFNISSLITLKPHIGNYKMVFTERPFARYILNSFVIGLETTIISIVIASFAAYAIAKTNISPKIKNLVLSLSLAVSMFPQITIVSPIYIMVKNLGLRNSFFGLLIPYTTFSLPLAIWYLTTFYQGVSHEIDEAAKIDGCNTFQIFYKIITPLIAPGIFTAAILIFISVWNEFLFALVINTDDVWRTVSVGIVMFQGRFTIPWDEISAAAIVVMIPLVLMVFVFQQRIVSGLTAGAVKE
- a CDS encoding carbohydrate ABC transporter permease; amino-acid sequence: MDRKEKLFGYLFLLPAVLIFIFVAVIPLVQVFVFSLFDIQLNNPTKSEVSLSYKIDVENYANTVFTASSILDSVSSQSLDSKQKKIVDRIKSLLPELEKSIFNTNEKMSQLNKVNDLLNNFQPVDIKLKYLSVSRKEINQYNDYVKKLISLANSLPNTQETNDLKQALLALDQVIVKPNFVGLQNYSYYLKDSRLLSAIKNTLLFTVVTVFFELVFGLMLAVVMHKVTSLKNVFKSIVLMPWAIPTVISALMWKFMYDGQVGIMSKFFADIGLIKSPADLLSSTTNAMIAAMTADIWKTTPYIAILLVAGLQTIPESLYEAAKVDGANAVYQFFRITLPMLKPTILVALLFRTLDAFRVFDLIYVLTGGGPANSTETVSIYTYKTLFNQLDFGRGSTLAVLIFIMVTIISFIYIKILGAEVFSHQKR
- a CDS encoding ABC transporter substrate-binding protein, encoding MKRLIAVITLIALSVSLFLAFGPADTNAASKKQVTITYVRGKDETHATEKIIKEFMKKNPDIKVIYKENPSDTGQNHDQLVTVMSAGGSDIDVFDMDVIWPAEFAQAGYTLPLDRFIKRDKINLNDYIKGTIDAARFKGQMWAFPRFIDAGLLYYRKDIVPQNELPKTWDDLIKVAKKYKGKKGTKYGFLMQAKQYEGLVCDAIEYIASYGGRVVDESGNIVVNNKGTIDGLNMMRKVITSGIVPPNINTFTEIETHTAFINGLAVFARNWPYMWAMVNSPQSKVKGKVGILPLPKGSKGSAAALGGWMVGINKYTKNPEASWRLLKFLVQREGQKLMAIYNGNVPVYKPLFNDKDVIKANPLIGDKKFIEAILAAVPRPVSPIYPKLSDAMQIEFSNIVNGKKDVKTAVLDLDKKLKELVKTQK